The Gopherus flavomarginatus isolate rGopFla2 chromosome 20, rGopFla2.mat.asm, whole genome shotgun sequence region CTGCGGGGGAGAGAGGACCAGGTGTCTGGGCTTGGGGGGCCACGGCTGAGCTcagggaggggggggcagggtaTCTGGGCAAGAGGGAGCCCcgtggctgggctgtgggggggagggagtgtaGGTATCTGGGCTAGGGGGACCCTGTGGCTGGGTtcttggagggtgggagggggttcaggtgtATTGGCTGGGGGGGTGTGCACAGCTGGGGAGAGGTTGTCTGGCCCCCTGGCTAggcttggtgggggagggagacagagaaACAGGAGCTGGGTCGTCATAAAGGTTTCTTTAACTCTATTCCTGggaaaatttgtgtgtgtgtctgcattgttatagacatacttgcagaccagtattttgaaataaattaccaaaataattgaaactggtgtgattatgaagtgttattttgacaaataaaatttgcggaattttgctgaatttaaaatattgtgtgcagaatttttaatgttttggcgcTGAACGCCCCCAGGAGTAATgttaaaaagaataataaattTTGGATTACTGAAAATCAGGGAGCATTGACATCTCAGCACTCAGACCCCAAAGTGCCAAGTAGGTGCCCAAGCCAAGTCATGGCGGAAGCCTCCGTGTTTCACCTACCTGCATAGAAGTGGTAGAAAGGCCACCATACCGCACTGTTGGGAATATAGGTGAGCAGAGAGGCCACGTAGCCCCTGTAGAAGCCTCTCAGTCCGTCGGCGTTGAAGATCTGTACAAGGATGTCCTTGGTCTGGCCGAAGACCACGTTACGTTTGCAGTTTTGGTACCGCACTTTGAACCTGCCCATGCTCTCACCCTCGCGCTGCATCATGAGGTGCTGGGAAACGACATCTATGGGCACCGTGATGCTCTGCGCCACCAGGGAGGCTGAGCCACCGGCCACCAGCGACTTGACGACGTTGCTGTTGTTGTATTTGGAGACGTACTTGCGGGTGAGCTCGTAGGTGGTCACGTAGCACTGGCCTGAAATCAGGGTGAAGGTGTTGACCAAGAAGCCCCGGTACAGTCCAGCTGCCCCTTCCGCCCGTAATATCTTCACAAAGGCATCGAAGGTCCCGTTGTAGAGGCTCTTGCCCTTCTGGACCTGCAGCCGTGTTCGGATGAGCGTGAAGGGGTAAACGCTCACCCGGATCATCATGGTCATGCAGACTCCGAACACATAGAACTTCTTCTTGTCCAGATGCTCCCACTCGATGATCGGGATGTTGCGTTTGTCCTCCATAATTCCCTGGAATGCAGGGGAAGAAAAGTTAGTGACCATCAGATACTTCCCTCCACCTTCCAAAGGAGGACTTTTTGGATTAAGCCTCCTTTCTCCGCTGGGCCCTGCAGTAACCTTCCTGCTAGCCAAGGGCTGGACTAAGCCCGCTTAAGAAACAGTCGTTATTATAAACAATGATGTTGGTGGGGCCTGAGTGAAACAAAGGTCCTAGCCTCTTGGGCACCCAGCACCCAAGCTCTGATTACCTGGGGGGCAGTGATGGGTAAATCTGAGGATCCCAGAGTCTGCTAGCAGTCAATGAGAAGGCAAGATGTTGCCATTAACAGATGAACGCAAATAACCAGAAGGTGGCTATAGGAACTTTGCACATGAGGACCCACCTGTCTTATTCAAGCCTCTTGAGCATAGACGTGCCTAGGTGGTCACTCAACAGGATTTGCCATGAGGACCCATAGGGGTGTTGCTGAGTCTACCAGCAGTTATCCCTTGACCCAATTAAGAGGTACACAATTGATTTTCCCTAGCTGCCATTTTCTGAGATTAACCACTCTAACATATTACCAGCAGAAAGCGGATCAGCTGCCCAGATCATGCTAGTCTCCAGCGGGGTGgataaaaatgtatttcaatttttttttaaatttaaattaaatacaggtttactttttaaaaataaaattgaaataatgACAATCTACAGTAAGGCCTACATTCATTGTAACCTATTAAAAGAACACTTTAAATACGAAAAATATTAAGTAGTACAAATTTGCTGACAAGTTTTAAGGAaaatcaaaccactgaactggtgcaAGTCATTGGCTAAGCACCCGGAACCAGAGTATGACGTGCCAAACCAGTTTTAGACATATTCAGAAGatgcagagaaaatattttcttcatttcagtttgttcaactagttcagttcaatgactagttcaaagttaagaaaccaattgggagcctcctcttccaatctatgaataaaaagtaGGTGTGAGAGGACAAACTCTACTAGTTCTTGAAGGACAGTGACCAGAAATTATCAGTTCAATTCattaactacagataatacttcctttgtttaataaatcagggcaagtctacactacaaaattaaattgACCCAAGTTAGGTTGGTGTACAGCCACCACAGAAATTACTGTAgtttttcatgtccacactacgcCCCCTCTGTTGGTGGTGCGCATCCTCAACAGGAGCGCGTCTACTGATTTAAACTGACAGCATGGGGCAATGTGGGGCACTGATAGCCTGGAGACCCACCACTGCGCCTGTCAGCCCCACACGGGGCAGAGGGGCTCTGGCATGTCAGCCCTGCACTTACAACCCTTGTTGCTGCCTTTGACAGCCTGAGCAGCATCGGACACTGCATCAACTTAACTACCTCGACCTAAGCATtatgcctctcacagaggtggagttataAAGTTGGTGTAGCGGGCAACTTACAACAGCAGGACCAACGTTGTGGCATCActgatgcttacagagttagatCAACATAAGGTGCCctacgttgacctaactctgtagtgcagaccaggcctcagttaatTTCAAAGGCAGTacatgttttgataaacattTTTTCCTTATGTATCCAGTGCATTTAGGGTAGTTTGatttaataaaaaaagtttaaatgctgtttttgtgcatttttaattcaaTATGAATTTCCAAAAAGAGCTTGACTCTCATCATAAGTAAAAAAAACTAATCTAGCAAGAAATGCATcagtcaccattttctaacacaataaaaatgtaaaaattaagaatctcaACAAGGGTACTATAGAACTGCTTAAATAATTGTGCATAGATATGGCGTATCCTTCTgattagcaaaaagaagcaccacATATAGTGCAAAGGCCACGTTTAACTGCAAATCAATATGTTTTAATGATTACCAACCAATGAAAATCAATCTTTATGTAAGAAAATACAAATGGAAAACGTGacttaaatcaaggtttcctagTTGATTTAAATTATGATTAAAATCCACCCTGCTCTCCAGAATAAGGGAGAACCTACCCCTAGGGAGAACCCCTCCCTTCATGTATCTTGACTTTTCCTTTGGAGTAAAGCATGGGTTTAAGCCAACTATTCCAGCTCTGGTATGACATACTGAAATCTTAGGTATGTGACcacaccactctgtgcctcagtttccccctctgtaaaataatGCTTACTGACCTTTGTGAGATGCTTTGCGATCTATGGATGAAGAATTAAATATTACCTCTTACTGAACATGCAGAGCAGGAAAATTGTTTGGCAACCAGGGCAGCTTCTCCCCTGTCATTCTGAGTTCACTGGTGCAGCTGGCGTTCAGGATCCTACCCTTCAGGTCCTAGGCTGTCTACAAAAGTAAACGGTGACATGTTCTGAAATCTCTGAACAAGATATTAGCTTCATTGCATGAATCACAGCTGTTTTGTTCCATGCTCCTCTAATTTTTCCCTCCCGCTCACTGATTGGAAATGCAAGTCAGAGGGTAAAGTTAAGAAGAAGAATTAAAGGGAAGAGGACGTGAGACCACAGATGTAAACAAGCACAGAATTATGCAGCACCGCTAAAGTGAAGGCAAAGAGCCTGAAAAGAAAATTAGCAAAGATCCCGGTTCAAGGAGCCCCCAGCCAAGGAGTTGCAGGTTGTCCTTTGATGAACTTTGCTCATTTTAACCACAATCACTTTTGTTACTAGATAATCTTCTCTGGTGCAATAACCCTGAAATACCCGTTATGCCTCCAGCTACGGCTGCACTAGCAGGGTCAGGGATCAGAACGGAGTTTCAGTACAACACAACGGGGCCACATGGACATTCATGCCACAGAGCACCGTGATCTCCAGCAGCAGGACACAGTAAGATGCTACTCACAATTCAGTTCCCATCTTCAACCCAGCCGACCctattgaacccaggtctcccttCTCACCTAACCACCCACCATCTGATCTCCGCTGAATTGCCCGCCATGCCATAAGCCAGTGAGTGCCAATCTTTGTGGAGATGTTTCTCTCTGGGATAAGATTCTGAGCTGTTCGTCCCACCTCCCACTGAACTGTTGTTTTCTCACCTGCTGCAAAGTTTGAGCTGATGGTTTGGAGCAGACCTAGCTCATTGGAGAGTCCGGGCACTCACGAAGGAACAGGAGAAAGGCAGCAGGGGCACCCCAGGACAACGCCCAGAGGCACTTTGCTGAGCTAAGATGGGAATGCTAGAGCACAAGTCTTGGTGGTTGGGAACCACTCCACTGTCAGCAACCTCCTCAGCTGATAAACTCTTTGCCCTCCCATATCTGACGCAGTACTGGATGTGAGGGCAAGGGAGGAATTTATTACAGGAAAGGATTTTAGCCTTTATGCACTTGAGATCATTCAAAAACACTCGCTGTGGAGATGCTAAGAACAGGGATGGTACAGCACCCACTCCTCCACGCCAGTGACCTGAACTGATCTCTGGTTTCATAAACCAAAAGGAAAGCTCACAATCTGTATAAGAGATAAGAAGAGCGGCCAATAGGTCCCCCAGATTTCTCACTAGAAAGTCTGTTTACTATCTCAAGTAAAACCACGGAAGACAGCAAGTGGAGCTACCCACAGGTTCCCTTAGTCAGTTTCTGACTAGCAGCAGAAACAGATGATATTTGATTTTCATACAATTCCTGTAAACTGAAAACAACCCCCTTAAAATCAGTGCTGAAGAGGTGGAAAGGTACAATGCACAGGCAGCAGCCCTCAGTGACAAGCACTCCCGAAATGCATATAAATGAGAGATTTGACAGAGAGCCATGGCATCTCACGGGCTTCTGTGATTACCCCCCTCTCAGGTGCCACTACCTCTGCCCCATGCCCTTGTATCTACAGGCTCCAAAGCATCATACTAAGGTTAGTCACGTAGCAGTGGCTTGCAAGAGAGCTCTCCGAAGTTGAGGATGCTCCTCTTTCacgctgaagaggtggctggtagTAGGCCTGaaccatgaaaaatgtgtttaGATACATTCATAAACTCTATAGGGAAAAAACCATGAGCGTAATAGCTTGGACTTCTATAGCACCTGACCTATCATCTCAGGATCTCAGACAGGATTTGTCACATATCCAGGTATAGACCAGTATtgttagctccattttacagacatgGAATGAAAAGTACATAGGTGAGGGGATTTGCTCCAAGGTCCCACCCATACTTAATCAGTGGCAGAGGAGGAACAGAACTCCGGCTTTGTGAACAACTCCGCTCTTCTGCCTCTAATGCCTGTGCTCTGACCACTCAGGCTGGGCGAATGGAAGGCCAATTTTGCCAGTAaggctgttggtgtcactaagcataaccctacgtaactcgggagggtggaaggccacaagagtatggagccttcctggttttaggcctcagcagacaagagtccctccatgtttgaactttaatcgacctaaaaggccaggtgtaacagccgttatcagttgcaacagttctaactggtctaaagcagaaataatgaggcctgtgcacctttagcagaaggacaagataacttgcagaaggaaaacttactaacgagctgccgcggccaagattacttaatgcacctgcgcttacgtaattgctacagggggaggaaggaggaggagggaggggaaacgggggattgctagtcagtgagaaaagttctcatggatataaaggaacagactgcttgttttaggtgtgcttgatctgagtcaatctccctgcaccgctttgagatctcaaataaacttggtttgcttctccccactggtgtgtttattggcgcggcacaccaggcgacggacccccccactgttgcttggcctcaggcagttatctgccggcaacagttcttggcgcccaacgtggggcattgaggctaaaattagccttgcctggatcccttctggtggtcgacggatcgcggcgacgaccgacgcccagtgcgcaccggtgacttcaccgggggcctcggcggagacgcggtatgagcgaccccagagggcacaacgcgctcgagtagtgg contains the following coding sequences:
- the SLC25A44 gene encoding solute carrier family 25 member 44 isoform X1 gives rise to the protein MEDKRNIPIIEWEHLDKKKFYVFGVCMTMMIRVSVYPFTLIRTRLQVQKGKSLYNGTFDAFVKILRAEGAAGLYRGFLVNTFTLISGQCYVTTYELTRKYVSKYNNSNVVKSLVAGGSASLVAQSITVPIDVVSQHLMMQREGESMGRFKVRYQNCKRNVVFGQTKDILVQIFNADGLRGFYRGYVASLLTYIPNSAVWWPFYHFYAEQLSRLTPKDCPHLLLQAISGPLAAATASTLTNPMDVIRARVQVEGKSSIILTFKQLMAEEGPWGLTKGLSARIISATPSTIVIVVGYETLKKLSLRPELVDSRHW
- the SLC25A44 gene encoding solute carrier family 25 member 44 isoform X2 yields the protein MEDKRNIPIIEWEHLDKKKFYVFGVCMTMMIRVSVYPFTLIRTRLQVQKGKSLYNGTFDAFVKILRAEGAAGLYRGFLVNTFTLISGQCYVTTYELTRKYVSKYNNSNVVKSLVAGGSASLVAQSITVPIDVVSQHLMMQREGESMGRFKVRYQNCKRNVVFGQTKDILVQIFNADGLRGFYRGYVASLLTYIPNSAVWWPFYHFYAALSPDT